Proteins from one Algicella marina genomic window:
- a CDS encoding short chain dehydrogenase gives MKIIVVGASGDIGRVVCEELGSRHDIIRAGRTQGDVLVNMSDRTSVEKMYAEVGDVDAVISTAGDVHFGPLEDFTSDTFMIGLNGKVMGQVNLVLAGMARISEGGSFTLTSGVLDRDPIRMGAGAAAANGALGGFVTGAAIEMPRGQRINVVSPGLLEVSAPRYGQWFPGHEPVSSKRVGLAYAKSVEGAITGQVIVVE, from the coding sequence ATGAAGATAATTGTGGTCGGAGCGTCCGGCGACATCGGACGTGTCGTCTGTGAGGAATTGGGCTCGCGCCACGACATCATCCGCGCAGGTCGAACGCAAGGCGACGTACTGGTAAACATGTCCGACCGCACCTCTGTGGAGAAGATGTACGCGGAAGTGGGTGATGTCGACGCTGTCATAAGTACTGCCGGTGACGTTCACTTTGGGCCACTTGAAGATTTCACTTCGGACACCTTCATGATTGGCCTGAACGGTAAGGTCATGGGGCAAGTCAATCTGGTCCTGGCGGGGATGGCGCGTATCTCTGAAGGCGGTTCGTTCACGTTGACAAGCGGTGTGCTGGATCGCGATCCAATCAGGATGGGGGCCGGGGCGGCGGCAGCCAACGGTGCCTTGGGTGGTTTCGTGACGGGCGCGGCAATTGAGATGCCGCGCGGCCAGCGGATCAATGTTGTCAGTCCGGGATTGCTGGAAGTTTCTGCGCCGCGGTACGGACAATGGTTTCCTGGACACGAGCCTGTGTCTTCCAAACGTGTGGGTCTTGCCTATGCCAAGAGCGTCGAGGGCGCTATAACCGGGCAAGTTATTGTTGTGGAATGA
- a CDS encoding organic hydroperoxide resistance protein — translation MPTKIAYSTSATATGGGRDGHSGTDDGSFSVDLAVPKEMGGPGGGVNPEQLFATGYAACFLGAMRFYASQNKITVPADAKVHVTVGIGPREDEGFGLDVAIKVALPGLDQDVAEDLIAGGHKVCPYSHATKGSLTVTPERA, via the coding sequence ATGCCGACTAAGATCGCTTACTCGACCAGCGCGACAGCCACCGGTGGGGGCCGCGACGGCCACTCCGGGACAGATGACGGAAGTTTTTCCGTTGATCTGGCCGTACCCAAGGAAATGGGCGGGCCAGGCGGCGGCGTGAACCCTGAACAATTGTTTGCGACGGGCTACGCGGCCTGCTTCCTCGGTGCCATGCGCTTCTATGCCAGCCAAAACAAAATTACGGTCCCGGCAGATGCCAAGGTCCATGTCACTGTCGGCATTGGCCCTCGCGAAGATGAAGGTTTCGGGCTCGATGTCGCCATCAAGGTTGCTCTTCCCGGTCTGGATCAGGATGTTGCCGAGGACCTGATCGCCGGTGGCCACAAGGTGTGCCCCTATTCGCACGCCACCAAGGGCAGCCTGACGGTAACGCCGGAACGCGCCTGA
- a CDS encoding MarR family winged helix-turn-helix transcriptional regulator, which yields MRNSDSDEVVPEENPFAQLLCFEVYATTHAFQKVYTPLLAPLGLTYPQYLVMMVLWTGDNLPVGTIGRKIGLETSTLTPLLKRLEAAGLVARFRDIADERRVIVKLTDAGRDLQAKAEDIPECVGRATGLDLAEAKSLQERLQNLREALLEAAG from the coding sequence ATGCGAAACTCCGACAGCGACGAAGTTGTTCCAGAGGAAAACCCGTTTGCGCAGCTGTTGTGCTTCGAAGTCTATGCGACCACCCATGCCTTCCAGAAGGTCTACACGCCGCTGCTGGCGCCCTTGGGGCTGACCTACCCCCAATACCTTGTGATGATGGTGCTGTGGACAGGCGACAATCTGCCGGTCGGTACCATAGGCCGGAAGATCGGCTTGGAGACCAGCACGCTTACGCCTTTGCTGAAGAGGCTTGAAGCGGCGGGATTGGTCGCGCGCTTTCGGGACATTGCGGATGAGCGTCGCGTAATCGTGAAGCTGACCGATGCGGGACGTGATCTGCAGGCAAAAGCCGAGGATATTCCGGAATGTGTCGGGCGGGCGACAGGGCTTGATCTGGCGGAAGCCAAGTCGCTGCAGGAGCGCTTACAGAATCTGCGGGAAGCGCTGTTGGAGGCAGCAGGTTAG
- the trxB gene encoding thioredoxin-disulfide reductase translates to MSESRHTRLLIIGSGPAGYTAGVYGARAMLEPILVQGIQPGGQLTTTTEVENWPGDTEVQGPDLMVRMEAHAKAMGTEVISDYISSLDLSRRPFVATADSGTTYTADAVVLATGAQAKWLGLPSEEKFKGFGVSACATCDGFFYRGQEIVVVGGGNTAVEEALFLTNFASKVTLVHRRDTLRAERILQDRLFKNPKIEPLWFHEVEEVVGGDSPLGVEAVRVKHTQTGEITEIPAKGLFVAIGHAPASELVKDQLELHSGGYVKVKPGTSVTSIPGVFAAGDITDPVYRQAITSAGMGCMAALDAERFLAEQDAELQAAE, encoded by the coding sequence ATGTCCGAATCCCGCCACACCCGACTTCTGATCATTGGTTCAGGTCCGGCCGGATACACCGCCGGCGTCTACGGTGCCCGCGCCATGCTAGAGCCGATACTGGTGCAAGGCATTCAGCCAGGCGGCCAGTTGACGACGACAACAGAAGTCGAAAACTGGCCCGGCGATACTGAAGTACAAGGGCCGGATTTGATGGTGCGGATGGAAGCCCACGCCAAGGCCATGGGAACGGAAGTGATCTCCGATTACATCTCTTCGCTTGATCTCTCCCGACGCCCATTCGTCGCCACTGCGGACAGTGGCACAACCTACACTGCAGATGCTGTAGTGCTTGCTACCGGCGCACAAGCTAAGTGGCTCGGCTTGCCGTCGGAAGAAAAGTTTAAAGGCTTCGGGGTATCTGCCTGCGCCACTTGCGATGGATTTTTCTATCGGGGACAGGAAATCGTCGTCGTCGGCGGTGGCAACACTGCCGTCGAGGAAGCGCTGTTCCTGACGAATTTCGCCTCCAAAGTTACACTTGTTCATCGCCGGGACACCCTGCGCGCAGAAAGGATCCTGCAAGATCGCCTGTTCAAGAATCCAAAGATCGAACCGCTCTGGTTCCACGAGGTAGAGGAGGTCGTCGGCGGCGATAGCCCGCTCGGCGTCGAAGCTGTGCGCGTCAAACACACACAGACAGGCGAAATCACAGAAATCCCTGCCAAGGGTCTGTTCGTCGCCATCGGCCATGCCCCGGCTTCGGAACTGGTGAAGGACCAGTTGGAACTCCACAGCGGGGGCTATGTCAAAGTTAAACCCGGCACTTCCGTAACATCGATTCCCGGCGTGTTCGCGGCGGGCGACATCACCGACCCGGTGTACCGGCAGGCCATCACCTCCGCCGGTATGGGTTGCATGGCAGCACTGGATGCGGAACGGTTTCTGGCCGAACAGGACGCGGAGTTACAGGCGGCGGAATGA
- a CDS encoding Lrp/AsnC family transcriptional regulator gives MPSLKLDPIDRKILAELQGDGRMTNVELSRRVGISAPPCLRRVRTLEETGLIKGYHADVNARELGFEVQVFAMVSLKSQAEVDLSAFETLARGWPLVRECHMLNGEIDFILKCASPDLSTFQTFLTEDLTAADNVASVKTSLVIRNAKDEPGVPFEILEARAAAEEE, from the coding sequence TTGCCGTCACTCAAACTCGATCCCATCGACCGAAAAATCCTGGCGGAGTTGCAGGGCGATGGGCGCATGACCAATGTCGAGTTGTCGCGGAGGGTCGGCATTTCTGCGCCGCCGTGCCTGCGACGCGTGCGCACATTGGAGGAGACGGGGCTTATCAAGGGCTATCATGCCGACGTCAATGCCCGGGAGCTTGGTTTTGAAGTTCAGGTGTTCGCAATGGTCAGCCTAAAGAGTCAGGCTGAGGTAGACCTCTCCGCCTTCGAGACGCTGGCGCGTGGTTGGCCGCTTGTTCGTGAGTGCCACATGTTAAATGGTGAGATCGACTTCATTCTCAAATGCGCCTCGCCTGACCTCTCTACCTTCCAGACGTTTCTGACAGAAGACCTGACGGCAGCGGACAACGTGGCGAGCGTCAAGACTTCATTGGTGATCCGCAACGCCAAGGATGAGCCGGGCGTTCCGTTCGAAATCCTCGAAGCGCGGGCGGCAGCGGAAGAAGAGTAA
- a CDS encoding ATP-dependent Clp protease proteolytic subunit: MDTEEKTEEAAGTPSRIAEKLLNARQVVICEEINQKMAKRVVAELLALAAISDDPITLFINSQGGHVEAGDTIHDIIKFIKPVVKVIGTGWVASAGTHIFLAADKENRVCLPNTRFLIHQPSGGIGGKVTDIAIQAVQIERMRERLAKVIADATGMDIEQVRKDIERDKWLTTDEAIEYGILARVITTQADLA; the protein is encoded by the coding sequence TTGGATACCGAAGAGAAAACAGAAGAAGCCGCGGGCACACCCTCCCGCATTGCCGAAAAGCTCCTGAATGCGCGTCAGGTCGTTATCTGCGAAGAAATCAACCAGAAGATGGCCAAGCGTGTCGTTGCAGAATTGCTCGCCCTCGCCGCCATCTCGGACGATCCGATCACGCTCTTCATCAACAGTCAGGGCGGGCACGTCGAAGCGGGCGACACGATCCACGATATAATCAAATTCATTAAACCCGTCGTAAAGGTGATCGGCACCGGTTGGGTTGCCAGCGCCGGAACTCATATCTTCCTTGCTGCCGACAAGGAAAACCGCGTTTGCCTGCCGAATACCCGGTTCCTGATCCATCAGCCTTCCGGCGGAATAGGTGGCAAGGTTACCGATATCGCCATTCAGGCTGTTCAGATTGAACGCATGCGAGAGCGTCTGGCCAAGGTCATCGCGGATGCCACCGGCATGGATATCGAACAGGTTCGCAAGGATATCGAACGCGACAAATGGCTGACGACCGATGAGGCCATTGAGTACGGCATTCTCGCGCGCGTAATCACGACCCAGGCCGATCTGGCCTGA
- a CDS encoding PRC-barrel domain-containing protein, with protein sequence MKHLFVTLALGFSSVGVVAQEAAQVPDTPAARADVTAEILAGADVFDADGQNMGQITDVVFTDSGKVDAAVIAAGGFLGFGRHEAAVPVEELTVMDKADAEGEIIVQVPMTEEQFKALPRFAAMPMPASN encoded by the coding sequence ATGAAACATCTTTTCGTAACCCTTGCATTGGGCTTTAGCAGTGTAGGCGTTGTCGCACAGGAGGCGGCGCAAGTGCCGGATACGCCGGCCGCTCGGGCCGACGTGACGGCCGAAATACTGGCTGGCGCCGACGTATTCGATGCCGATGGCCAGAACATGGGCCAGATCACGGATGTAGTGTTCACGGACTCCGGCAAAGTCGATGCAGCAGTGATTGCCGCTGGCGGGTTTCTCGGATTTGGACGCCACGAAGCGGCCGTCCCCGTCGAGGAACTGACGGTGATGGATAAGGCGGATGCCGAGGGCGAAATAATCGTCCAGGTGCCAATGACCGAAGAACAGTTCAAAGCTTTACCAAGGTTTGCGGCAATGCCGATGCCCGCATCGAATTGA
- a CDS encoding M24 family metallopeptidase, translated as MLHFSEAEFARRRAALDAERRARGLDALLIFAQESMYWLTGYDTFGFCFFQCLIITEADSVLLTRSADLRQAQLTSNIADIRIWPDGADANPAEDLVRLLSELGLHGKRLGVEFDTHGLTAHNYRRLTAAIDRKSELIDASDLVSTLRLVKSEEEIACVRKAAELADTALDVAVATIRPGISEAEVLAAMQAAVLRGGGDYPGNPFIIGSGDHALLCRYSSGRQAIRTQDQVTLEWAGVWRQYHAAMMATPIVGEPTDRQKLLHAAAEEALLACEDTLHPGATMGDVFSAHARTLDAHGLAAHRLKACGYALGTRYAPSWMEHQMFYEDAPTVIRPGMVFFLHMILMDSESGNAMTLGRTSLVGEVGSQPLSGHDTALIVI; from the coding sequence ATGCTGCATTTTTCCGAAGCAGAGTTCGCCCGGCGCCGTGCCGCGCTTGATGCCGAAAGACGCGCAAGGGGCCTCGACGCGTTGTTGATCTTCGCACAGGAAAGCATGTACTGGCTGACCGGCTATGATACGTTCGGGTTCTGCTTTTTCCAGTGTCTCATCATCACGGAGGCAGACTCGGTATTGCTGACACGTAGCGCCGACCTGCGTCAGGCTCAACTAACCTCCAACATCGCCGATATCAGAATCTGGCCGGATGGTGCGGATGCCAATCCGGCAGAGGATCTGGTTCGGCTGCTGAGTGAATTAGGCCTTCACGGCAAGCGTCTTGGCGTCGAGTTCGACACTCACGGCCTGACCGCGCACAATTATCGCCGTCTGACCGCCGCCATTGATCGTAAATCCGAACTGATCGATGCGTCTGATCTCGTGTCGACGCTTCGGCTCGTCAAATCCGAAGAAGAAATCGCCTGCGTTCGCAAGGCAGCAGAACTCGCTGACACGGCGCTTGACGTTGCCGTTGCCACCATCAGGCCTGGCATAAGCGAGGCTGAAGTTCTCGCGGCGATGCAGGCGGCCGTACTCCGAGGAGGTGGCGACTATCCCGGTAATCCGTTCATAATCGGGTCGGGCGACCACGCTCTGCTCTGCCGCTACAGTTCCGGCCGCCAAGCTATCCGGACGCAGGATCAGGTTACTCTCGAATGGGCCGGTGTCTGGCGGCAATATCATGCGGCAATGATGGCTACGCCGATTGTCGGCGAGCCGACCGACCGTCAAAAACTTCTCCACGCAGCCGCCGAAGAGGCGTTACTGGCATGCGAAGACACTCTCCATCCCGGCGCAACGATGGGTGACGTCTTCTCTGCCCATGCCCGCACGCTTGATGCTCACGGTCTCGCGGCGCATCGCTTGAAGGCCTGCGGTTATGCTTTGGGGACCCGCTATGCGCCTAGCTGGATGGAACACCAGATGTTCTATGAAGACGCACCAACAGTTATTCGGCCGGGAATGGTTTTCTTCCTGCACATGATTTTGATGGATAGCGAGAGTGGCAACGCAATGACGCTCGGTCGCACGTCCCTGGTAGGCGAAGTCGGCAGCCAACCGCTTTCCGGCCACGACACCGCGCTCATCGTGATCTAG
- the pgeF gene encoding peptidoglycan editing factor PgeF produces MMLEILTSPDLPASHGFFTRRGGASSGIFHGLNCGPGSSDLAEAVSINRARVAKAMEIPLDHLISLHQHHSSDVVVLTAPPESPPKADAMVTAMPGLALGILTADCAPVLFCDRTAMVIGAAHSGWRGALGGVLENTLDAMESLGATRSAITAVVGPTISQRAYEVGPEFFENFVAEDREFVRFFAGGHGDRMQFDLPGLIVHRLRSSGIGDASWTGHCTFTDAGSFYSFRRTTHAGEADYGRLISVIRL; encoded by the coding sequence ATAATGCTCGAAATCCTGACAAGCCCGGACCTGCCTGCATCTCATGGCTTTTTCACCCGCAGGGGCGGCGCTTCTTCAGGTATCTTCCACGGCCTGAATTGCGGCCCCGGCTCCTCCGACCTTGCGGAGGCAGTCAGCATCAATCGAGCCCGGGTTGCAAAGGCGATGGAGATACCGCTCGATCACCTCATTTCGCTGCATCAGCATCATTCCAGCGATGTGGTTGTGCTCACCGCGCCACCGGAAAGCCCTCCCAAAGCTGATGCAATGGTTACGGCCATGCCCGGCCTTGCCTTGGGCATCCTCACCGCTGACTGCGCACCAGTGCTCTTCTGCGACAGGACAGCCATGGTAATCGGGGCAGCTCACTCCGGCTGGCGTGGCGCTCTCGGCGGGGTACTCGAGAACACGCTCGATGCTATGGAATCACTCGGTGCCACGCGCAGTGCCATCACCGCTGTTGTCGGACCGACGATCAGTCAGCGCGCTTACGAAGTCGGCCCGGAGTTTTTTGAGAATTTCGTTGCCGAGGATCGTGAATTCGTTCGATTCTTCGCCGGTGGGCACGGCGACAGGATGCAGTTCGACTTGCCCGGTCTCATCGTCCACCGCCTCCGTAGCAGCGGCATTGGCGATGCATCGTGGACGGGTCACTGCACCTTCACCGATGCCGGTAGTTTCTATTCCTTCCGACGCACCACCCACGCTGGCGAGGCAGATTACGGTCGCCTGATCTCGGTCATCCGGCTCTGA
- a CDS encoding class I SAM-dependent methyltransferase yields MTRLTDKLKAEIAVSGPISIARFMQICLLDPEHGYYMTRDPLGSAGDFTTAPEISQMFGELAGLWLAQTWMDQGAPDPFTLAELGPGRGTLMADILRATARVAGFHAALRLHLVEASPTLQAHQAASLADAEPTWLTEITNLPDHAPLFVVSNEFFDALPIRQFQKAATGWHERCIGIRSGNLVFGLAPAHHEPELDTRFPDVPPQTMVERNSAAEAITAQLGQVINRRGGAFLAFDYGEWDGTGDTLQGLRKHGYSDPLTKPGEADLTAHVGFRWLAESSTLRPHFTQQGQFLKALGIDARAAALSAADPDRANEVAAAHSRLTDDREMGSLFKTLALLPESAHPPPGFTS; encoded by the coding sequence ATGACGCGACTGACCGACAAATTGAAAGCTGAGATCGCCGTCTCAGGTCCCATCTCCATCGCCCGGTTCATGCAGATTTGCCTGCTCGATCCGGAGCACGGATATTACATGACGCGCGACCCACTCGGTTCGGCTGGAGATTTCACCACCGCACCGGAAATTAGTCAGATGTTCGGCGAACTCGCTGGCCTGTGGCTTGCCCAGACGTGGATGGATCAGGGTGCACCCGATCCGTTTACGCTTGCCGAACTCGGCCCCGGGCGTGGAACACTGATGGCCGACATTTTGCGCGCCACCGCACGCGTTGCCGGCTTCCACGCTGCGCTACGCCTTCACCTTGTCGAGGCCAGCCCCACCCTGCAGGCTCATCAGGCGGCCAGTCTGGCCGATGCGGAGCCTACATGGCTAACGGAAATAACGAATCTGCCTGATCATGCGCCCTTGTTTGTTGTTTCCAACGAGTTTTTCGATGCCCTGCCGATCCGGCAGTTCCAGAAGGCGGCTACTGGCTGGCACGAAAGGTGTATCGGCATCCGCTCCGGCAACCTGGTTTTCGGTCTCGCACCTGCTCATCACGAACCGGAGCTGGATACCCGTTTCCCAGACGTACCACCCCAAACCATGGTGGAACGAAACAGCGCCGCTGAAGCGATCACCGCTCAACTGGGGCAGGTTATAAATCGACGTGGCGGCGCTTTCCTTGCCTTTGACTACGGTGAATGGGATGGCACCGGCGATACTTTGCAAGGATTGCGCAAACACGGCTACTCCGACCCGCTGACAAAACCAGGTGAGGCCGATCTGACTGCCCATGTCGGCTTTCGCTGGTTGGCAGAGTCCTCGACTTTACGGCCTCATTTCACGCAGCAAGGTCAATTTTTAAAGGCACTGGGCATCGATGCCCGCGCGGCCGCGCTGTCTGCCGCCGATCCAGACCGCGCCAACGAAGTGGCCGCCGCACACAGCCGCTTGACTGACGACCGCGAAATGGGGAGTCTTTTCAAGACACTGGCGCTGCTGCCGGAGAGTGCTCATCCTCCACCCGGATTTACTTCATAA
- the lgt gene encoding prolipoprotein diacylglyceryl transferase, which translates to MLLALPFPDIDPALFTISLFGVEFALRWYALAYVAGLVLGWRYVVRLLKRPGLWPAGKAPMAPKEAEDLLTWMVLGVVLGGRIGYIVFYQPEILATPARVLAVWEGGMSFHGGFLGVVAGIIVYSLLKRKNMLSLGDAVAAATPIGLFFGRLANFINGELWGRPTTLPWGVVFPDTRAQLCPERFGDPCARHPSQLYEAALEGLLLFVFLFIGVRFLGWLKHPGRAIGVFLLGYGLARTFVEGVRQGDMQFVSDENPWGQIIRLGAGPEAWGLTMGQILSLPMAVVGLAILFATRRSK; encoded by the coding sequence ATGCTCCTCGCCCTGCCCTTTCCCGATATCGACCCGGCTCTTTTCACCATCTCGCTTTTCGGAGTGGAGTTCGCCCTGCGCTGGTACGCCCTCGCTTATGTCGCCGGGCTTGTCCTCGGTTGGCGCTATGTCGTCCGCCTGCTGAAACGCCCGGGCCTCTGGCCCGCCGGCAAGGCGCCGATGGCCCCGAAAGAGGCGGAGGATCTGCTTACGTGGATGGTACTCGGCGTCGTCCTCGGCGGTCGGATTGGCTATATCGTATTCTACCAGCCCGAAATTCTTGCAACCCCCGCCCGCGTCTTGGCGGTCTGGGAAGGAGGAATGTCCTTCCACGGCGGATTTCTTGGCGTCGTCGCCGGTATCATTGTCTATAGCCTGCTGAAGCGAAAAAACATGCTCAGCCTTGGCGACGCGGTGGCGGCAGCTACGCCAATCGGCCTCTTCTTTGGCCGCCTCGCAAACTTCATTAACGGCGAACTCTGGGGGCGCCCTACAACTCTCCCGTGGGGCGTCGTCTTTCCTGATACCCGTGCCCAACTCTGTCCGGAAAGGTTCGGTGATCCCTGTGCACGCCATCCTTCGCAGCTATACGAAGCTGCTCTGGAAGGCCTGCTGCTTTTTGTATTCCTCTTCATCGGGGTCCGTTTTCTCGGCTGGCTCAAACATCCCGGTCGCGCCATCGGCGTATTCCTGCTGGGCTATGGCCTCGCCCGCACCTTCGTAGAAGGCGTCCGTCAGGGAGACATGCAATTTGTCAGCGACGAAAATCCGTGGGGTCAGATCATTCGCCTTGGCGCCGGGCCAGAAGCTTGGGGTCTTACCATGGGCCAGATTCTATCCCTGCCTATGGCGGTCGTCGGCCTCGCGATCCTGTTTGCCACCAGACGAAGCAAATGA
- a CDS encoding accessory factor UbiK family protein produces the protein MQTRNRIFDDISQLMTNAMGVAQGARSEAETAMKSMLDRWMADRNFVTRDEFDAVRAMAQKAREENEALRARIEAIEAKG, from the coding sequence ATGCAGACCCGCAACAGGATCTTTGATGATATCAGCCAGTTGATGACCAACGCGATGGGCGTGGCGCAAGGCGCCCGCAGCGAAGCCGAGACAGCGATGAAGAGCATGCTGGACCGCTGGATGGCAGACCGCAACTTCGTGACCCGTGATGAATTCGATGCCGTGAGAGCGATGGCTCAGAAGGCACGCGAGGAAAACGAAGCCCTGAGGGCCCGCATCGAGGCAATCGAAGCCAAAGGCTGA
- a CDS encoding YbjN domain-containing protein, producing the protein MSSVEHELYSEDLHPIDIVETLAEHHEWDFDRVADDQIAMAIEGSWRTYSVTLAWSSHDESLRLICAFDMDPPEASLPRLFELLERANDKCWSGCFTRWPSQQMMAFRYSLNLAGGATASAAQISDMVGNAIVSCERFFPAFQMVCWGDESPDAALEIAMTEAYGRA; encoded by the coding sequence ATGAGCAGTGTCGAGCACGAACTCTACTCAGAAGATCTTCACCCCATAGACATCGTAGAAACGCTGGCAGAACACCACGAGTGGGATTTTGACCGCGTGGCCGACGATCAGATTGCCATGGCGATCGAGGGGTCATGGCGGACCTATTCAGTGACGCTGGCCTGGTCTTCCCACGACGAAAGCCTGCGGCTCATTTGTGCTTTCGACATGGACCCACCTGAAGCCAGCCTTCCGCGCCTGTTCGAACTGCTTGAGCGTGCGAACGATAAATGTTGGTCAGGCTGTTTTACGCGCTGGCCTTCCCAGCAGATGATGGCGTTCCGCTATTCGCTCAACCTCGCCGGGGGCGCCACGGCCTCTGCCGCACAGATTTCGGACATGGTTGGCAACGCTATCGTGTCCTGCGAACGTTTCTTCCCCGCATTCCAAATGGTCTGTTGGGGCGACGAGAGCCCAGACGCGGCACTGGAGATCGCTATGACAGAAGCTTACGGCCGAGCCTGA
- the phaP gene encoding TIGR01841 family phasin (Members of this family are phasins (small proteins associated with inclusions such as PHA granules). Note that several different families of phasins have been named PhaP despite very little sequence similarity to each other.) has protein sequence MKEFLEKSDFTKHFSGLDMKSLDPQTLFDAQKKNMDAMMAANAAAANGFQDLYRKQLQIFEDTIAQAREQVATMTSGMPDAKKATAQSEVMKAAFQKALANMQELAETAQSANEEAYKAISERVGDSVKELQDIMNKIK, from the coding sequence ATGAAGGAATTTCTGGAGAAGAGCGATTTCACTAAGCATTTCAGCGGCCTGGATATGAAATCGCTGGATCCGCAGACGCTGTTCGATGCGCAGAAGAAAAATATGGATGCGATGATGGCCGCCAACGCCGCTGCGGCGAACGGCTTTCAGGACCTATACCGGAAACAGCTGCAGATTTTTGAGGATACGATTGCCCAAGCACGTGAGCAGGTGGCAACGATGACGAGCGGAATGCCCGATGCGAAGAAGGCCACGGCTCAATCAGAAGTGATGAAGGCGGCATTTCAAAAGGCGCTGGCCAATATGCAGGAACTGGCGGAAACGGCGCAGTCCGCGAACGAGGAAGCCTACAAGGCAATCTCGGAGCGGGTTGGCGATTCCGTAAAGGAACTGCAGGACATAATGAACAAGATCAAGTAA
- a CDS encoding tRNA-binding protein, with the protein MTEITFDDFAKVDIRLGTVLAAEPFPEARKPAFKLRIDFGAEIGEKKSSAQITLNYSPESLVGRQVLAVVNFPPRQIGPFMSEVLVLGVSDADGAIVLLSPDKPAPDGARMH; encoded by the coding sequence ATGACCGAGATAACTTTCGACGATTTCGCCAAGGTGGATATACGCCTTGGTACCGTCCTTGCAGCAGAGCCCTTCCCCGAAGCACGCAAACCAGCCTTTAAACTGCGGATAGATTTTGGTGCCGAGATCGGCGAGAAGAAGAGTTCCGCCCAGATCACGCTGAATTATTCGCCAGAATCGCTTGTCGGGCGGCAGGTTCTGGCGGTGGTGAACTTTCCGCCGCGACAAATCGGTCCATTCATGTCTGAAGTTCTGGTGTTGGGTGTAAGTGATGCCGACGGTGCGATTGTGCTGCTTTCACCGGACAAACCTGCGCCAGATGGCGCGAGAATGCATTGA